A window of the Hevea brasiliensis isolate MT/VB/25A 57/8 chromosome 6, ASM3005281v1, whole genome shotgun sequence genome harbors these coding sequences:
- the LOC110649802 gene encoding S-norcoclaurine synthase 1-like, with protein sequence MGNEEGWTKDVGGSLPVENVQALASKKLKDIPHRYIRPDLEFDEVSMDESLQIPVIDMSKLVRNQSGHGDELGELHRACENWGFFQLINHGVPAEVIENMKMEIKEFFKLPLEEKMSCAQLPNDIQGYGQAFVVSEEQKLDWGDMLFLLSKPASIRNMRFWPTTPTSFRATFDKYSSEVQRVAVCLLRLMGRNLGIDPEKLRSIFEDGTQAIRMNYYPPCVEANKVMGLNTHSDSTGLTLLIQANEVQGLQIKKNGKWVPITPIPGAFIVNIGDIIEIMSNGKYKSIEHRAAVNPENERLSIAAFNGPNLKSIIAPLEDLVKEGTPNYKSLTHEEFVKRVVSSKLDGKSLVGHMKLVH encoded by the exons ATGGGGAACGAAGAAGGGTGGACAAAGGACGTAGGAGGTTCTCTTCCTGTTGAGAATGTGCAGGCACTTGCTTCCAAGAAGCTTAAGGACATACCACACAGATACATCCGGCCTGACCTGGAATTTGACGAGGTTTCCATGGATGAATCTCTCCAAATTCCAGTGATTGATATGAGCAAGTTGGTGCGAAATCAATCAGGCCATGGTGATGAACTGGGTGAGCTTCACAGGGCCTGCGAAAACTGGGGATTTTTCCAG CTGATAAATCATGGGGTTCCAGCAGAAGTGATAGAGAATATGAAGATGGAGATAAAAGAGTTCTTTAAGCTGCCATTGGAGGAGAAGATGTCCTGTGCTCAGCTGCCAAATGATATTCAAGGGTATGGGCAAGCCTTTGTTGTTTCTGAAGAGCAAAAGCTTGATTGGGGTGACATGCTTTTCCTTCTTTCCAAGCCTGCCTCAATAAGAAATATGCGATTTTGGCCTACTACTCCCACTTCTTTTAG AGCAACCTTTGACAAGTATTCATCAGAGGTGCAAAGAGTTGCAGTATGCTTGTTGCGGTTGATGGGCAGGAATTTGGGGATAGACCCAGAGAAGCTTAGAAGCATATTTGAAGATGGAACACAAGCGATAAGAATGAACTATTATCCACCTTGTGTAGAGGCAAACAAGGTCATGGGCCTAAATACTCACTCTGATTCCACTGGATTGACATTGTTAATTCAAGCAAATGAAGTTCAAGGATTACAAATCAAGAAAAATGGTAAATGGGTACCCATCACACCCATCCCTGGTGCTTTTATTGTCAATATTGGTGACATCATTGAG ATAATGAGCAATGGGAAATATAAGAGCATAGAACACAGAGCTGCTGTAAACCCAGAAAACGAAAGGCTTTCAATTGCAGCATTTAATGGTCCAAATTTGAAGAGCATTATAGCACCTCTGGAAGATCTTGTTAAGGAAGGGACACCAAATTACAAGTCCTTGACACATGAAGAATTTGTGAAGCGGGTTGTGAGCAGCAAACTTGATGGTAAAAGCTTAGTGGGTCACATGAAATTGGTACACTGA
- the LOC131180617 gene encoding LRR receptor-like serine/threonine-protein kinase EFR, translating to MQGNSFQGITPSSMASLKGLQVLDLSRNNLNVEIPKDLQSLRYLLYLNLSFNNLEGEIPAEGIFRNASAISLMAFVLAYRRRVSKKSSFVPLEEMDCLVKVSYRDLYDATSGFSAHNLIGSGSFGSVYKGFLNQMERPVAIKVLKLGTKGASKSFMVECKALRTVRHRNLVKLLTYCSSIDYKQNEFKALVYEFMGKGSLEKWLHHNIYSNDQSSNLNFLQRLNIATDVATALHHIHDFCEIPIIHRDLKPSNVLLDDGMIALISDFGSAKLFLNTDDASQTQTSSIGIRGAISYMPPGNDAPPERLARITYPTLLSRGMEETLTTNAKKDVQIEIWAEAKSSNNENLIQTCIANEKDCVIFVV from the exons ATGCAAGGAAATTCTTTCCAAGGGATCACTCCTTCATCTATGGCTTCCTTGAAGGGTCTCCAGGTATTAGATCTTTCACGAAACAACCTCAATGTAGAAATTCCAAAAGACTTGCAAAGTTTACGGTATCTATTGTACTTAAATCTTTCTTTTAATAATCTTGAGGGTGAGATTCCAGCTGAAGGAATTTTTAGAAATGCAAGTGCAATATCATTGATGG CCTTTGTGCTTGCTTATCGAAGGAGAGTATCAAAAAAGAGCTCATTTGTCCCTCTCGAAGAAATGGATTGCCTTGTCAAAGTATCTTACAGGGATCTTTATGATGCAACAAGTGGATTCTCTGCCCACAACTTAATTGGATCTGGCAGCTTTGGTTCTGTGTATAAAGGATTTCTCAATCAAATGGAAAGACCTGTGGCTATTAAGGTCCTTAAACTTGGAACAAAGGGTGCTTCAAAAAGCTTCATGGTGGAATGCAAGGCGTTAAGGACAGTGAGGCACCGGAATCTGGTGAAGCTATTAACATATTGCTCTAGCATTGATTACAAACAGAACGAATTCAAAGCTCTAGTTTATGAGTTCATGGGCAAAGGAAGCTTGGAGAAGTGGTTGCATCATAATATCTACAGCAATGATCAGTCAAGTAACTTGAATTTTCTCCAAAGACTGAATATTGCAACTGACGTGGCAACTGCACTGCACCACATTCATGACTTTTGCGAAATTCCTATAATTCATCGTGACTTGAAGCCCAGCAATGTTCTTCTCGATGATGGCATGATTGCACTTATAAGTGATTTTGGTTCAGCTAAACTGTTCTTAAACACCGACGACGcctcccaaactcaaaccagCTCAATTGGAATAAGGGGGGCCATTAGTTATATGCCTCCAGGTAAT GATGCACCGCCCGAAAGACTTGCGCGGATCACATACCCAACCCTTCTCTCAAGAGGAATGGAAGAAACACTAACAACAAATGCTAAAAAAGATGTGCAGATAGAAATATGGGCAGAAGCAAAGTCAAGCAATAATGAGAACCTGATCCAAACATGTATTGCTAATGAGAAAGATTGTGTTATTTTTGTGGTttaa
- the LOC110650557 gene encoding protein FAR1-RELATED SEQUENCE 5 isoform X3 — MFHHVSLAVLICALSKQESQLSQQLPFSSLPEKIPFPQFSPQKITEEACFFSLMDTRMDDADGRLEISRGGEPSPHEIDKNQEPYEGMLFESEERAKAFYDDYARHVGFSTRVLSSRKSERDGSLISRGIGCRGGSDGRRRGKSHMQDKQQEGCKAKQQEGCKAMILLKREKPGRWIVRKFLGAHNHPFVDQLPKSRQKLNKYRT; from the exons ATGTTTCACCACGTTTCACTTGCTGTTTTAATCTGTGCTCTTTCCAAGCAAGAATCCCAACTTTCCCAGCAACTTCCCTTTTCAAGTCTTCCTGAAAAAATCCCATTTCCTCAATTCTCACCACAGAAAATAACAGAGGAAGCTTGCTTCTTTAGCCTGA TGGATACAAGGATGGATGATGCTGATGGAAGACTAGAAATTTCTAGGGGAGGGGAGCCGAGTCCACATGAAATTGACAAGAATCAAGAACCATATGAGGGTATGCTATTTGAGTCAGAAGAAAGAGCTAAAGCATTTTATGATGATTATGCCAGACATGTGGGGTTTTCAACGCGTGTTTTGTCTTCCCGAAAGTCAGAACGTGATGGATCACTCATCTCTCGGGGAATAGGTTGTAGAGGAGGTTCAGATGGTAGGAGAAGAGGTAAAAGCCATATGCAAGATAAGCAACAAGAAGGTTGCAAGGCTAAGCAACAAGAAGGTTGCAAGGCTATGATTTTGTTGAAAAGAGAGAAGCCTGGGAGATGGATTGTTAGAAAATTTTTGGGGGCCCATAATCACCCATTTGTAGATCAATTGCCAAAAAGTCGTCAAAAGCTT
- the LOC110650557 gene encoding protein FAR-RED ELONGATED HYPOCOTYL 3 isoform X2, with translation MFHHVSLAVLICALSKQESQLSQQLPFSSLPEKIPFPQFSPQKITEEACFFSLMDTRMDDADGRLEISRGGEPSPHEIDKNQEPYEGMLFESEERAKAFYDDYARHVGFSTRVLSSRKSERDGSLISRGIGCRGGSDGRRRGKSHMQDKQQEGCKAKQQEGCKAMILLKREKPGRWIVRKFLGAHNHPFVDQLPKSRQKLELTDKKAVRVAFRISQLQQ, from the exons ATGTTTCACCACGTTTCACTTGCTGTTTTAATCTGTGCTCTTTCCAAGCAAGAATCCCAACTTTCCCAGCAACTTCCCTTTTCAAGTCTTCCTGAAAAAATCCCATTTCCTCAATTCTCACCACAGAAAATAACAGAGGAAGCTTGCTTCTTTAGCCTGA TGGATACAAGGATGGATGATGCTGATGGAAGACTAGAAATTTCTAGGGGAGGGGAGCCGAGTCCACATGAAATTGACAAGAATCAAGAACCATATGAGGGTATGCTATTTGAGTCAGAAGAAAGAGCTAAAGCATTTTATGATGATTATGCCAGACATGTGGGGTTTTCAACGCGTGTTTTGTCTTCCCGAAAGTCAGAACGTGATGGATCACTCATCTCTCGGGGAATAGGTTGTAGAGGAGGTTCAGATGGTAGGAGAAGAGGTAAAAGCCATATGCAAGATAAGCAACAAGAAGGTTGCAAGGCTAAGCAACAAGAAGGTTGCAAGGCTATGATTTTGTTGAAAAGAGAGAAGCCTGGGAGATGGATTGTTAGAAAATTTTTGGGGGCCCATAATCACCCATTTGTAGATCAATTGCCAAAAAGTCGTCAAAAGCTT
- the LOC110650557 gene encoding protein FAR1-RELATED SEQUENCE 1 isoform X1, whose amino-acid sequence MFHHVSLAVLICALSKQESQLSQQLPFSSLPEKIPFPQFSPQKITEEACFFSLMDTRMDDADGRLEISRGGEPSPHEIDKNQEPYEGMLFESEERAKAFYDDYARHVGFSTRVLSSRKSERDGSLISRGIGCRGGSDGRRRGKSHMQDKQQEGCKAKQQEGCKAMILLKREKPGRWIVRKFLGAHNHPFVDQLPKSRQKLDEKDKKIQELTTELRIKKRLSTAYREQLLTFMKDFEDHNVHLSTKVQLIFDNLKKLEAERQELLQHK is encoded by the exons ATGTTTCACCACGTTTCACTTGCTGTTTTAATCTGTGCTCTTTCCAAGCAAGAATCCCAACTTTCCCAGCAACTTCCCTTTTCAAGTCTTCCTGAAAAAATCCCATTTCCTCAATTCTCACCACAGAAAATAACAGAGGAAGCTTGCTTCTTTAGCCTGA TGGATACAAGGATGGATGATGCTGATGGAAGACTAGAAATTTCTAGGGGAGGGGAGCCGAGTCCACATGAAATTGACAAGAATCAAGAACCATATGAGGGTATGCTATTTGAGTCAGAAGAAAGAGCTAAAGCATTTTATGATGATTATGCCAGACATGTGGGGTTTTCAACGCGTGTTTTGTCTTCCCGAAAGTCAGAACGTGATGGATCACTCATCTCTCGGGGAATAGGTTGTAGAGGAGGTTCAGATGGTAGGAGAAGAGGTAAAAGCCATATGCAAGATAAGCAACAAGAAGGTTGCAAGGCTAAGCAACAAGAAGGTTGCAAGGCTATGATTTTGTTGAAAAGAGAGAAGCCTGGGAGATGGATTGTTAGAAAATTTTTGGGGGCCCATAATCACCCATTTGTAGATCAATTGCCAAAAAGTCGTCAAAAGCTT gatGAGAAGGATAAGAAGATTCAGGAATTAACTACAGAACTGCGCATTAAGAAACGGTTAAGTACAGCATATCGAGAACAGTTGCTTACATTTATGAAAGATTTTGAAGACCACAATGTTCACTTGTCAACAAAAGTTCAATTAATTTTTGACAATCTTAAAAAGCTTGAGGCAGAAAGGCAGGAGCT
- the LOC110649800 gene encoding probable LRR receptor-like serine/threonine-protein kinase At3g47570 has product MKIYNTSLLQLFLVYLQLVIFLSLNWQFMQAHSSGNETDQLALLKFKSGIVSDPHEIFNSWNDSLPFCQWYGITCSRRHQRVTSMVLEGHNLIGSISPYIGNLSFLRVLNLRNNSFNGQIPQEVGNLFRLQRFYLNNNTLEGEIPINLTHCSHLRIINLVVNKLSGKIPAELGSLAMLQVLQISINNLSGKIPPSLGNLSSLIILAAAQLQLEGNIPDEIGQLKSLDFFSVAENNLFGIFPLSLSNISSLRTIGITKNKFSGSLPNNIGITLPNLRQIGIGYNLLSGSIPNSFCNASQLERLDLSNNIFVGQVPNCLGNLRSLWWLNVRENNLGYNSTSDLAFLASLKNSSDLTSLDFSSNHFGGVLPSSIANLTVQLNQLNFGNNQIRGIIPEALENLINLISLDMGHNLFAGVIPSSVGQLRKLQQLNLEQNRLSGRIPSSIGNLTQLFVLSVSQNNLEGNIPASIRNCQNLQYLDISGNNLNGSIPKEVLRISSLSRYLNLSQNSQTGDLPADVGELTNINTLDVSGNMLSGEIPGTIGLCLSLEYLYMQGNSFQGIIPSSLASLKGLQKLDISRNNLTGEIPKDLQSLRYLLYLNLSFNDLVGEIPTEGVFRNASAMSLMGNTKLCGGVPELHQPKCPTKAMKKGKSTAIKLAIIIPCVIFFVLLMLTFLFAYRRRVSKKSSSAAPKEIDGLVNVSYRDLYDATSGFSAHNFIGSGSFGSVYKGFLNQMERPVAIKVLKLGTNGASKSFMAECKVLRTVRHRNLVKLLTYCSSVDYKQNEFKALVYEFMGKGSLEKQLHHDIHSDNQSINLNFLQRLNIAIDVASALHYIHDLCEIPIIHRDMKPSNVLLDDDMVAHISDFGLAKLFLNTNDASQTQTSTIGVRGTIGYMPPEYGMSGTASKEGDVYSFGILVLEMFSGKRPTDKIFEGHLNLHNFVKDALPERLAQITDPTLISSGIKETPATNAGKDVQIEIRAEAESTNNGNLIQTSIANEKGCLLSVFKVGVACSTESPKDRMNMREVVKELHLIRSTFLGIRIYG; this is encoded by the exons ATGAAGATTTATAATACTAGTTTGCTTCAGCTTTTTCTTGTTTATCTTCAACTAGTTATTTTCCTCTCCTTAAACTGGCAATTCATGCAAGCTCATTCTTCAGGAAATGAGACTGATCAGCTTGCTTTGCTCAAATTCAAATCAGGGATAGTCAGTGATCCACATGAAATCTTCAACTCATGGAATGATTCTCTCCCTTTTTGCCAATGGTATGGAATCACTTGCAGTCGCCGCCACCAGAGAGTCACTTCAATGGTGTTAGAAGGCCACAATTTGATTGGATCCATATCACCATATATTGGCAATTTGAGTTTTTTAAGAGTCCTAAACCTCCGAAACAATAGTTTCAATGGTCAAATTCCACAGGAAGTTGGTAATTTGTTTCGGTTGCAAAGGTTCTATCTCAACAACAACACACTAGAAGGAGAAATTCCAATCAACTTGACCCACTGTTCCCATCTCAGGATAATCAACCTGGTAGTGAATAAGCTAAGTGGGAAAATACCTGCAGAGCTTGGTTCTTTGGCAATGCTTCAAGTGCTTCAGATCAGTATAAACAATCTGAGTGGAAAAATTCCACCTTCCCTTGGCAACCTTTCATCGCTTATTATCCTTGCTGCAGCACAGTTGCAGTTGGAGGGAAATATTCCAGATGAAATAGGCCAATTAAAAAGCCTAGATTTTTTCAGTGTTGCAGAAAATAATCTATTTGGTATATTCCCTTTATCCCTTTCCAATATCTCATCTCTTAGAACAATTGGAATTACAAAAAACAAGTTTAGTGGTAGCCTACCAAACAACATAGGGATTACTCTTCCAAATCTCCGACAGATTGGTATTGGATACAATTTGTTGTCTGGGTCAATTCCAAATTCCTTTTGCAATGCATCTCAATTGGAAAGACTTGATCTTTCCAATAACATTTTTGTAGGACAAGTCCCAAATTGTTTGGGAAATTTAAGAAGTCTTTGGTGGCTAAATGTTCGCGAGAATAATCTAGGATATAATTCCACAAGTGATTTGGCCTTTTTAGCATCTTTGAAAAACAGCAGTGATCTGACAAGCTTAGATTTCAGTTCAAACCATTTTGGAGGTGTTTTGCCCAGCTCAATAGCGAATCTGACAGTTCAACTTAACCAGCTGAATTTTGGAAATAATCAAATCAGAGGAATTATTCCTGAAGCATTAGAGAATCTCATCAACTTAATTTCATTGGACATGGGGCACAATCTTTTCGCTGGAGTCATCCCTTCTTCTGTGGGACAACTAAGAAAACTTCAGCAGCTGAACCTAGAACAAAATAGATTGTCAGGTCGGATCCCATCCTCTATAGGCAATCTCACTCAATTGTTTGTACTTTCCGTTTCACAGAACAATCTGGAAGGGAATATTCCTGCAAGTATAAGAAATTGCCAGAATTTGCAGTATTTGGATATTTCAGGAAATAACCTCAATGGATCTATACCCAAGGAGGTTCTTCGTATTTCTTCCTTATCTCGATACTTAAATTTATCACAGAATTCACAAACCGGTGACCTGCCAGCAGATGTTGGAGAGCTAACAAATATAAATACCTTGGATGTCTCAGGAAACATGCTTTCCGGAGAAATTCCTGGAACCATTGGGCTTTGTTTAAGTTTGGAATATCTCTACATGCAAGGAAATTCTTTCCAAGGAATCATTCCTTCATCTTTGGCTTCCTTGAAGGGACTCCAGAAATTAGATATTTCACGAAATAATCTCACTGGAGAAATTCCAAAAGACCTGCAAAGTTTAAGGTATCTATTATATTTAAATCTTTCTTTTAATGATCTTGTTGGTGAGATTCCAACAGAAGGAGTTTTCAGAAACGCAAGTGCAATGTCATTGATGGGTAATACTAAGCTTTGCGGTGGTGTGCCAGAACTCCATCAACCAAAATGCCCTACTAAAGCAATGAAGAAAGGAAAGTCCACTGCTATTAAGTTAGCAATCATAATTCCTTGTGTGATTTTCTTTGTCCTGTTGATGTTGACCTTCCTATTTGCTTATCGAAGAAGAGTATCAAAAAAGAGCTCGTCTGCTGCACCCAAGGAAATTGATGGCCTTGTAAATGTATCTTACCGGGATCTTTATGATGCAACAAGTGGATTCTCTGCCCATAACTTTATTGGATCTGGCAGCTTTGGTTCAGTGTATAAAGGATTTCTCAATCAAATGGAAAGACCTGTGGCTATTAAGGTCCTCAAACTTGGAACAAATGGTGCTTCAAAAAGCTTCATGGCAGAATGCAAGGTGTTAAGGACAGTGAGGCATCGGAATCTGGTTAAGCTATTAACATATTGCTCTAGCGTCGATTACAAACAAAATGAATTCAAAGCTCTAGTTTATGAATTCATGGGTAAAGGAAGCTTGGAGAAGCAGTTGCATCACGATATCCACAGCGATAATCAGTCGATAAACTTGAATTTTCTTCAAAGACTGAACATTGCAATTGATGTGGCATCTGCATTACATTACATTCACGACCTTTGCGAAATTCCAATCATTCATCGTGACATGAAGCCTAGCAATGTTCTTCTCGATGATGACATGGTTGCACACATAAGCGATTTCGGTTTAGCTAAACTCTTCTTGAACACCAACGATGCATCTCAAACTCAAACCAGCACAATTGGAGTAAGGGGGACCATTGGTTACATGCCTCCAG AGTATGGAATGAGTGGTACTGCATCAAAAGAGGGCGATGTGTATAGTTTTGGGATCCTTGTATTGGAGATGTTCTCAGGAAAAAGGCCAACAGATAAAATATTTGAAGGCCATTTAAATTTGCACAACTTTGTGAAGGATGCACTGCCAGAAAGACTAGCGCAGATCACAGACCCAACCCTTATCTCAAGTGGAATAAAAGAAACACCAGCAACAAATGCTGGAAAAGATGTGCAAATAGAAATACGTGCAGAAGCAGAGTCAACCAATAATGGGAACCTGATCCAAACAAGCATTGCTAATGAGAAAGGTTGCTTGCTTTCGGTATTCAAAGTTGGAGTAGCATGTTCAACAGAATCACCCAAAGATAGAATGAATATGAGGGAGGTTGTTAAAGAACTGCATTTGATTAGAAGCACTTTCCTGGGAATTCGAATCTATGGATAA